One Sphingopyxis macrogoltabida genomic region harbors:
- a CDS encoding AraC family transcriptional regulator, protein MQKTNNNLIIKHFSRKREATALRLLLDVADKRGVSTPHILEGTQVTEADLSDPYFEIEAWQELVAIQNLVERDGDASLGIMSGLQQHLTCYGILGFAMMSCRNLLHALEIAGKFNNISLWINDVDVARHGDTIKFLILGHRLPEYSQNFLATRGMAALVVWVNELIGRAVMPVTCTFKIPKPVDAQEFEKCFGQGIQFGAKQYSISFERSVFAEPLKFRNRWTRMRLENELETTLEKRRSTVSNKVRDLLLNLSDQKLSTEPAVCAALGHSTSTLRRRLHEEDCTFRQIQSEVIHERASQMLLSSTMTIDQIAYALGYSESGSFGRAFKRQAGCSPGAWRKKHTRKFS, encoded by the coding sequence ATGCAGAAGACCAATAACAATTTGATAATTAAGCATTTTTCTAGAAAAAGAGAAGCCACCGCCTTGAGGCTATTGCTTGACGTCGCCGACAAACGAGGGGTTTCGACACCACATATTCTTGAAGGCACTCAAGTGACTGAAGCTGACCTGAGCGACCCCTATTTTGAAATCGAGGCCTGGCAAGAGCTAGTGGCAATTCAGAATCTGGTAGAGAGAGATGGTGACGCATCCCTTGGTATAATGTCTGGATTGCAGCAGCATCTAACATGCTATGGCATTCTTGGTTTTGCCATGATGTCTTGTCGAAACCTTCTGCATGCGTTGGAGATTGCAGGGAAATTCAACAATATCTCTCTTTGGATAAATGACGTGGATGTAGCCAGGCACGGTGACACGATAAAATTTCTTATTCTGGGCCATAGATTGCCCGAGTATTCGCAGAATTTTCTTGCAACCAGAGGCATGGCAGCATTGGTGGTATGGGTGAACGAATTGATTGGACGGGCGGTCATGCCTGTCACTTGCACATTCAAGATACCCAAGCCTGTCGATGCTCAGGAATTTGAAAAATGTTTTGGGCAGGGAATTCAGTTTGGGGCCAAGCAATATTCGATATCTTTCGAAAGATCGGTGTTTGCCGAGCCATTGAAATTTAGGAATAGATGGACGCGAATGCGGTTGGAAAATGAACTTGAAACAACGTTGGAAAAAAGACGTTCCACCGTAAGCAACAAGGTCAGAGACTTATTGTTAAATCTGTCGGATCAGAAATTGTCCACTGAACCAGCTGTCTGTGCTGCCCTTGGACATTCGACCAGCACGCTGCGCCGCAGGTTGCACGAGGAAGATTGCACATTTCGGCAGATACAGTCGGAAGTGATACATGAACGCGCCAGTCAAATGCTGCTGTCATCAACCATGACAATTGATCAGATAGCATATGCGCTGGGCTATTCAGAATCGGGCAGCTTTGGTCGCGCATTTAAGCGTCAGGCTGGGTGCTCTCCTGGAGCATGGCGTAAGAAACACACGCGTAAATTTAGCTAA
- a CDS encoding GMC family oxidoreductase, translated as MKRFDYVVVGGGSAGCTVASRLSENGEYSVALLEAGGTHNNPLISIPFNFAFTVPKGSHNWSFETVPQPGLNGRIGYQPRGKVLGGSSSINAMVYIRGAKEDYDNWQALGNRGWSYEDVLPFFRKAQNRQKGANEFHGIGGPLSVSPPRSPNPLNDTFIQAGVECQIPRNDDFNGATQEGIGFYELTQDNGRRCSTAHAYLTPAKNRENLTIFKRSIAEKVMIENGRAIAVRAKIDGRAQIIRANKEVILSCGAFQSPQLLLLSGIGPKSKLEEHKIDQVLELPGVGENLTDHLDYSLIYESDSEYCLGRNARSVFRVAMNQLQYLIFKRGVMTTNFNESGAFYYTNPEEPSPDIQLHFAFSMVDQHGLKKHGRGGFTCHICVLRPKSVGSVKLADANPNSPPLIDPAFLKDERDLDTMLAGVKQAQQIMQAPSFDAHRGKALYAGASNDDEELKEDIRNRADTIYHPVGTCKMGPDSDPNAVVDQRLRVRGIKSLRVIDASIMPKIVSGNTNAPSIMIGEKGAHMILEDA; from the coding sequence ATGAAGAGGTTTGACTATGTTGTGGTAGGCGGGGGTTCAGCGGGCTGCACAGTAGCAAGCCGACTCTCGGAAAATGGAGAGTACTCAGTTGCACTCCTTGAGGCAGGCGGAACTCATAATAATCCACTCATTTCGATTCCATTCAATTTTGCTTTTACCGTTCCCAAGGGCTCTCACAATTGGAGTTTTGAAACGGTACCGCAACCTGGATTGAATGGGCGAATTGGCTACCAACCTAGAGGAAAAGTTTTGGGCGGCTCCTCGTCCATCAACGCTATGGTCTATATCAGAGGGGCCAAAGAGGACTACGATAACTGGCAAGCATTAGGGAACAGGGGTTGGTCCTATGAAGACGTACTGCCCTTTTTTAGAAAAGCACAAAACAGGCAAAAAGGCGCTAATGAATTTCACGGCATTGGTGGACCGCTAAGCGTATCTCCACCTCGCAGTCCCAATCCACTGAACGATACCTTTATCCAAGCAGGCGTGGAGTGCCAGATCCCACGCAATGACGACTTCAATGGTGCGACGCAAGAAGGTATTGGATTTTATGAATTGACTCAGGACAATGGGCGGCGTTGCTCAACCGCTCATGCTTACTTAACGCCAGCGAAAAATCGAGAAAATCTCACCATTTTCAAACGCTCCATTGCGGAAAAAGTAATGATCGAAAATGGACGCGCAATAGCGGTTAGAGCAAAAATCGATGGGCGGGCTCAGATAATCAGGGCGAACAAAGAGGTTATCCTATCTTGCGGTGCGTTTCAGAGCCCGCAATTATTACTGCTTTCTGGTATTGGTCCAAAATCCAAACTGGAAGAGCACAAAATCGATCAGGTCCTCGAACTTCCTGGAGTCGGTGAAAATCTGACTGATCATTTAGACTACAGTTTAATCTATGAATCAGATAGCGAATATTGCTTAGGAAGAAATGCCCGCTCAGTATTTCGTGTTGCTATGAATCAACTTCAATATCTGATTTTCAAGCGCGGTGTGATGACCACAAATTTTAACGAATCTGGGGCCTTTTACTACACTAATCCTGAAGAACCCTCTCCTGACATTCAACTGCACTTTGCCTTTAGCATGGTCGACCAGCATGGTCTGAAGAAACATGGGCGTGGCGGCTTCACCTGTCACATTTGTGTCCTGCGTCCGAAGAGCGTTGGCAGTGTAAAACTGGCAGATGCGAATCCGAATTCTCCACCTTTGATTGACCCGGCATTTTTAAAGGATGAGCGCGATCTTGATACAATGTTAGCTGGGGTGAAACAGGCTCAACAAATCATGCAAGCTCCGTCATTTGATGCACATAGAGGAAAGGCGCTCTACGCTGGCGCAAGCAACGATGACGAGGAGCTAAAAGAAGACATCCGCAACCGAGCCGACACGATTTATCACCCCGTTGGTACATGTAAAATGGGCCCAGATAGCGATCCGAATGCTGTTGTCGATCAGAGGCTAAGGGTGCGAGGAATCAAGAGTTTGCGAGTTATTGATGCCTCGATCATGCCAAAAATAGTTTCCGGAAATACAAATGCCCCATCGATCATGATTGGCGAAAAAGGCGCCCATATGATCTTGGAAGATGCTTGA
- a CDS encoding class I adenylate-forming enzyme family protein encodes MDRTDAISKLTARGEQFELQDITINGNVCKWFVNAPSTLPQMIKESISDQTFYVYKTERYTFNEMYQRASSLAAELIEKYGISPGDRVAIGMRNYPEWPIAFTAITSIGGIVVALNAWWESDELEYGLNHTGTKVAIVDQERLDRIIGNDRLNEMHLISVRSEPEERAQPIEPLLSRKVDMPEVELGPDDDAVILFTSGSTGHPKGSVSTHRNILASLLSWELDLTCMAVLKGRTKSKKNGSKAYTDSTLLGMPLFHVNGLLAVLLASYRKQRKVVAMYKWDPMRAVELVEREKIISFVGTPAMTGDIMLAAQDTGHDVGSLLAVGGGGAARAESQVKGLDDTFKNAKPGTAWGMTETNSIGTSIVGDDYLSRPSSSGRVSAVLELGVVDDGGNFLPSGERGELLIRGTSVIHKYWERPDSIDDFLEDGWFRTGDIAYIDKEGFLYVVDRLKQIIIRGGENIGCAEVESAMLNDPAIIEVSVYGVADQRLGEDVAATIYVDREVDVDAIRSNLKLKIAGFKIPKHIRVTTEPLVRIASGKIDKKTIQKDHQKLLDLE; translated from the coding sequence ATGGATCGGACTGATGCGATTTCGAAATTGACTGCTCGAGGTGAGCAATTCGAGCTTCAGGATATTACGATCAATGGGAATGTGTGCAAATGGTTTGTAAACGCCCCGAGCACTTTGCCGCAAATGATCAAAGAATCGATCAGCGACCAAACTTTTTACGTTTATAAAACAGAACGATACACATTCAATGAAATGTATCAGCGGGCCTCGAGCTTGGCTGCCGAATTGATCGAAAAATATGGTATTTCGCCTGGAGATAGGGTCGCCATTGGCATGCGCAATTATCCAGAATGGCCAATCGCATTTACAGCGATCACATCAATCGGGGGCATCGTAGTCGCGCTGAACGCCTGGTGGGAATCCGATGAGCTCGAATACGGACTGAATCACACCGGAACAAAAGTTGCAATTGTTGATCAAGAGCGGCTTGACCGTATAATTGGAAATGACCGCTTGAATGAAATGCACCTCATCTCGGTTCGATCCGAACCTGAAGAGAGAGCCCAACCGATCGAACCTCTGCTAAGTCGCAAAGTCGATATGCCAGAGGTTGAGCTGGGACCGGACGATGATGCCGTAATTCTGTTTACATCTGGATCAACAGGTCATCCTAAAGGTTCAGTGTCCACCCATCGAAATATCCTCGCCTCATTACTGTCATGGGAACTTGATTTAACTTGCATGGCGGTTTTGAAAGGCAGGACGAAATCTAAAAAAAATGGCAGCAAAGCGTATACCGATTCGACGCTATTAGGGATGCCGCTATTTCATGTGAATGGTTTATTGGCAGTCTTACTAGCCAGTTACCGTAAACAGCGAAAAGTGGTTGCCATGTACAAATGGGATCCCATGCGCGCGGTTGAGCTGGTTGAACGCGAGAAAATAATCAGCTTTGTCGGCACTCCGGCCATGACGGGAGATATCATGCTGGCTGCCCAAGACACTGGTCATGATGTCGGAAGTTTGTTGGCCGTTGGCGGGGGCGGTGCTGCGCGCGCTGAATCGCAGGTCAAGGGCCTTGATGACACATTCAAAAATGCTAAGCCTGGTACCGCCTGGGGTATGACCGAGACCAATTCCATCGGCACATCTATCGTAGGCGATGATTATCTGAGCAGGCCATCGAGTTCCGGTCGCGTCAGCGCGGTTCTTGAATTGGGGGTGGTTGATGATGGCGGAAATTTTCTTCCATCAGGAGAGCGCGGAGAATTATTGATCCGAGGCACTTCAGTTATTCACAAATATTGGGAACGCCCAGACTCCATTGATGATTTTCTAGAAGATGGTTGGTTCCGAACTGGAGATATCGCATATATTGATAAAGAGGGCTTCTTGTATGTCGTCGACCGACTGAAACAGATCATCATTCGGGGTGGTGAAAATATCGGTTGCGCCGAGGTGGAATCGGCAATGTTAAACGATCCGGCAATTATTGAGGTCAGCGTTTACGGCGTAGCCGACCAAAGGCTGGGCGAGGATGTTGCGGCGACAATATATGTTGATCGGGAAGTAGACGTCGACGCCATAAGATCAAATCTGAAGCTCAAGATTGCCGGTTTCAAAATCCCAAAGCACATCCGGGTCACAACCGAGCCATTGGTTCGTATCGCGTCCGGTAAGATTGATAAGAAGACGATCCAAAAAGATCATCAAAAACTCCTAGATTTGGAGTGA
- a CDS encoding helix-turn-helix domain-containing protein — protein sequence MLLQMSNEKLSTEPEICRALGCSMSTLRRRLHTEETNFRQIQSEVIFERACQLLLSSTMTLEQIAYTLGYSEAGSFCRAFKRVGGMAPGRWRKANTS from the coding sequence ATGCTTCTGCAGATGTCAAATGAAAAGCTGTCCACTGAGCCAGAAATTTGTCGAGCTTTAGGGTGCTCAATGAGTACTCTGAGGCGTCGTTTGCATACAGAAGAAACAAATTTTCGACAAATCCAGTCCGAAGTTATTTTTGAACGTGCTTGCCAGCTCTTATTATCATCAACCATGACATTAGAGCAGATCGCTTACACGCTTGGATACTCTGAAGCAGGTAGTTTTTGTCGAGCTTTTAAACGGGTCGGTGGAATGGCACCCGGTCGTTGGCGCAAAGCGAATACATCCTAG
- a CDS encoding IS256-like element ISSpma2 family transposase, translating into MTEDRLLIEELAAKGGQPDFLRTIAENVLQLIMEADVDGLIGAGRHERSSERATWRNGYRDRSLDTRVGTLNLKIPKLRAGSYFPGFLEPRKMVEKALVAVIQEAWIGGVSTRRVDELVQAMGMTGISKSTVSKLCKDIDERVHAFLKRPLTGEWPYLWLDATYLKVREGGRIISVAAIIAMAVNTEGRREIVGLHIGPSEAEVFWSDFLKDLVRRGLTGVKLVISDAHEGLKGAITRVMGATWQRCRVHFMRNALSYVPKGQNTVVAAAIRQVFLQPDQKSATQVWRQVADQLRTRWPKLGACMDEAETDVLAYTGFPTQHRTKLHSTNPLERLNKEVKRRADVVGIFPNEDSIIRLVGAVLMEQNDEWQLQHRYMQIEGMAELNQPMIEEENQPLHITAKAA; encoded by the coding sequence ATGACCGAGGACAGATTACTGATCGAAGAGCTGGCTGCAAAGGGCGGCCAACCGGATTTTTTGCGCACCATCGCCGAGAACGTGCTGCAGCTGATCATGGAGGCCGACGTTGATGGCCTGATCGGCGCGGGTCGCCACGAACGCAGCAGCGAGCGCGCGACCTGGCGCAACGGCTATCGCGACCGTTCGCTGGATACCCGGGTAGGCACGCTGAACCTGAAAATCCCCAAGCTGCGTGCTGGGTCCTATTTTCCGGGCTTCCTTGAGCCCCGCAAGATGGTCGAGAAAGCGCTGGTTGCGGTGATCCAGGAAGCGTGGATCGGCGGGGTCAGCACCCGGCGGGTCGATGAACTCGTCCAGGCCATGGGCATGACCGGCATCTCCAAGTCCACCGTCTCCAAGCTTTGCAAGGACATTGACGAGCGCGTCCATGCCTTTCTGAAACGCCCGCTCACCGGCGAATGGCCGTATCTCTGGCTCGATGCCACCTATCTCAAGGTACGCGAAGGCGGGCGGATCATCAGCGTTGCCGCAATAATCGCCATGGCCGTCAACACCGAGGGCCGGCGCGAGATCGTCGGCCTGCATATCGGCCCCTCGGAAGCGGAGGTCTTCTGGTCCGACTTCCTGAAGGACCTTGTTCGGCGCGGTCTTACCGGCGTGAAGCTGGTCATCTCCGATGCTCACGAGGGCCTCAAGGGCGCGATCACCCGCGTCATGGGCGCCACCTGGCAGCGCTGCCGGGTGCACTTCATGCGCAATGCCCTGTCCTATGTGCCCAAGGGCCAGAACACTGTCGTCGCCGCCGCGATCCGCCAGGTCTTCCTGCAGCCCGATCAGAAAAGCGCAACGCAGGTCTGGCGACAGGTCGCCGACCAGTTGCGCACCCGTTGGCCCAAGCTCGGCGCCTGCATGGACGAGGCCGAAACCGACGTGCTCGCCTACACCGGCTTCCCCACCCAGCACCGCACGAAGTTACACTCAACCAATCCGCTCGAGCGGCTCAACAAGGAGGTCAAGCGCCGCGCCGACGTCGTCGGAATCTTCCCGAACGAAGACAGCATCATCCGCCTCGTCGGGGCTGTGCTGATGGAGCAGAACGACGAGTGGCAGCTCCAGCACCGATACATGCAGATCGAAGGCATGGCCGAACTCAACCAACCCATGATCGAGGAGGAAAATCAGCCCCTACACATCACCGCCAAAGCCGCCTGA
- a CDS encoding AraC family transcriptional regulator ligand-binding domain-containing protein — MAQFIDPKSGEVLSLPLQSETSGLNFGDAKMTHISYKKEFSDIRQVTSLRLLVDFAREHDIPALEILKGTELDLDDIEDPYCEIQVWQELRAIQNLLEIDDDPANGVILGMRQHLTCYGTLGFAMMASRTLEQALTIGAKFYKISLWINEVSVVRDPDTIKFVILGHKLPPFSQHFLATRGMAALVTWVQELTNSEVYPCQTSFKNDRPDNMDEVGKAFGTETLFGQKNYSISFNRSLFRMQLKFDDRWSRMRLEDKLSNTLERRHSSTKNRVKEMLGRVRQGGVISAVAVGHRQAALAVMCRG, encoded by the coding sequence ATGGCCCAGTTCATCGATCCGAAGTCAGGTGAAGTCTTGTCATTGCCGCTCCAATCGGAGACAAGTGGTCTCAACTTTGGTGACGCGAAAATGACCCACATCTCATACAAAAAAGAATTTTCAGATATTCGACAAGTTACATCGTTGAGACTCCTTGTTGATTTCGCGCGCGAACACGACATTCCAGCCCTCGAAATCCTGAAAGGAACGGAATTAGATCTGGATGATATTGAAGACCCATATTGCGAAATTCAGGTCTGGCAAGAACTCCGAGCAATTCAAAACTTGCTGGAGATAGACGATGATCCTGCCAACGGCGTGATTTTGGGAATGCGCCAACACCTGACCTGTTATGGAACACTAGGTTTCGCCATGATGGCTAGCCGCACGCTGGAACAAGCGCTAACGATTGGCGCCAAATTCTACAAGATATCTTTGTGGATCAACGAAGTTTCCGTTGTCCGAGATCCTGACACCATCAAATTCGTGATTCTTGGGCACAAGCTGCCACCATTCAGTCAACACTTTCTAGCTACAAGAGGCATGGCTGCCCTGGTTACCTGGGTCCAAGAGTTAACCAATTCCGAAGTATATCCATGCCAAACTTCATTCAAGAACGATAGACCGGACAATATGGATGAGGTTGGAAAGGCGTTTGGAACAGAAACGCTATTTGGGCAGAAAAACTATTCAATTTCATTCAATCGCAGCTTGTTTCGTATGCAATTGAAATTCGATGACCGTTGGTCACGCATGAGATTAGAGGACAAGCTGAGCAACACCCTTGAAAGGCGCCACTCAAGTACAAAAAACAGAGTCAAGGAAATGCTTGGTCGCGTCCGTCAAGGTGGTGTAATTTCGGCTGTGGCCGTGGGCCATCGTCAGGCGGCTTTGGCGGTGATGTGTAGGGGCTGA
- a CDS encoding FAD-binding oxidoreductase: MTEQAGYYGKRRKWHSWGYEDEVISQAEVKEMAVRVGKRLGIDEPVVLSDPTLEEIELRESRISIPASLSSFCNSDKWDRVSHSYGKSFKDLTRIFRRDFTNPPDVIAYPRNEAEVAAVLDWCGDNGYAAIPYGGGSSVTDGFTAPEDCDGSVIIDLGNMNQVLEVDPVSRCALIQAGTLGPSLEDQLKPHGLTLRHIPQSWEFSSLGGWIATRSSGHYATHLTHIDDMVQSLRVVTPRGTIENRRLPGSGAGPDPDRLFIGSEGSLGIITQAWMKLQGRVVFRANATITFDTFYQGAAAIRQITQAGLFPANCRYLDAQDAQFYGAGDGTKSVLLLGFESADHPVDVWLERGVEICQDHGGEVVTKTGSGGDALKSSRSGAQGNWREQFRYLPRLMHTRAAMGVVSFTFETAYTWDKFEAVDTEIIRRVSEAQKALTGGGIVCRRFSFLYPDGPAPYYSVVAPSTHETSLEHYQALSDVASDAISELGATITHHHAVGRSFRPWYDKEVDPLFRDMLAGAKNAVDPDWIMNPGMLLDRSNHLKIVG, from the coding sequence ATGACTGAGCAAGCTGGCTACTATGGTAAGAGGCGCAAATGGCATAGCTGGGGATACGAAGACGAGGTCATTTCCCAGGCTGAGGTCAAGGAAATGGCCGTTCGCGTTGGCAAACGCCTGGGCATTGATGAGCCGGTGGTCTTGTCTGATCCAACGCTCGAGGAAATCGAGTTGAGGGAATCGCGGATCTCCATCCCTGCTTCCTTGTCGTCTTTTTGTAATTCAGACAAATGGGATCGCGTTTCTCATTCCTACGGCAAGAGCTTCAAGGACCTGACGCGCATTTTTCGGCGAGATTTTACCAATCCGCCTGATGTGATTGCCTATCCTCGCAACGAGGCCGAGGTTGCCGCAGTTTTGGATTGGTGCGGTGATAATGGCTATGCGGCAATTCCATATGGCGGCGGATCAAGTGTCACGGACGGCTTTACTGCCCCGGAGGATTGCGACGGTTCGGTAATTATCGATTTGGGGAACATGAACCAGGTGCTGGAGGTTGACCCGGTCTCCCGCTGCGCACTTATCCAGGCAGGTACGCTTGGGCCTTCGCTTGAAGATCAGCTAAAGCCGCACGGCCTCACATTGAGACATATTCCGCAATCCTGGGAGTTTTCATCGCTTGGCGGCTGGATTGCGACGCGTTCTTCGGGCCACTATGCTACCCACCTTACCCATATTGACGATATGGTGCAGAGCCTCAGGGTCGTAACGCCGCGCGGAACGATAGAAAATCGCAGATTGCCGGGATCAGGTGCCGGCCCGGATCCCGACCGCCTCTTTATCGGTTCTGAAGGCTCGCTCGGGATTATCACACAGGCATGGATGAAGCTTCAGGGGCGAGTGGTCTTCCGGGCGAATGCGACCATCACCTTTGACACGTTCTATCAAGGTGCCGCAGCCATTCGGCAGATCACACAGGCAGGCCTGTTTCCTGCGAATTGTCGTTATCTGGACGCGCAAGATGCCCAGTTTTATGGCGCTGGTGATGGCACAAAATCTGTGCTGCTGCTTGGCTTTGAATCTGCGGATCATCCCGTGGATGTCTGGCTGGAGCGCGGCGTTGAAATTTGCCAGGACCACGGCGGTGAAGTCGTGACCAAGACCGGATCGGGCGGCGATGCCTTGAAGTCAAGCCGCAGCGGCGCGCAGGGGAATTGGCGCGAGCAATTCCGTTACCTGCCGCGATTGATGCATACGCGCGCTGCGATGGGCGTGGTCAGCTTTACCTTTGAAACGGCCTATACCTGGGACAAATTCGAAGCCGTGGACACGGAAATTATTCGCCGGGTCAGCGAGGCGCAAAAAGCGCTGACCGGCGGTGGCATTGTTTGCCGCAGATTCTCCTTCCTCTATCCCGATGGGCCGGCGCCCTATTATTCCGTCGTTGCGCCTTCCACGCACGAGACGAGCCTTGAACATTACCAGGCGCTTTCCGACGTGGCTTCTGATGCGATATCGGAGCTTGGCGCGACAATCACGCACCACCATGCGGTCGGACGCAGCTTCCGTCCGTGGTACGACAAGGAAGTGGACCCGCTTTTCCGGGATATGTTGGCTGGCGCAAAGAATGCTGTTGATCCAGATTGGATTATGAACCCGGGAATGCTTCTCGACCGTTCGAATCATCTCAAGATCGTCGGATAA
- a CDS encoding glutathione binding-like protein has protein sequence MIELFFWPTPNGYKATIALAELGLLGKVTPINILAGEQFDPAFLKISPNNKVPAIIDHDGPNGEPVAIFESGAILLYLAEKTGKLLPKSEVKRLEALQWLFFQVSSMGPMLGQAHHFRTYAPEKIEYAVDRYTQEAARLYKVLDNRLADHEYLADEFSIADIATFTWVRPRKMQGQDLEDYPNVKRWYDQIKVRPSVSEGLSVLSDKMKWQAKPGSKEWKSMFSGSEKKSD, from the coding sequence ATGATCGAACTGTTTTTCTGGCCTACTCCCAACGGATACAAGGCGACGATTGCTTTGGCGGAATTGGGATTGCTTGGCAAAGTTACGCCAATCAATATTCTGGCCGGTGAACAGTTCGATCCGGCATTTCTTAAGATCAGTCCAAACAACAAGGTTCCCGCCATCATCGATCACGATGGTCCAAATGGCGAGCCGGTTGCGATATTCGAATCTGGCGCCATATTGCTCTACCTGGCTGAAAAGACCGGAAAGCTTCTTCCCAAGTCTGAAGTGAAAAGGCTGGAAGCCCTGCAATGGCTTTTCTTCCAGGTGAGTAGCATGGGGCCGATGCTCGGGCAGGCACACCATTTTAGAACATACGCGCCCGAGAAGATCGAATATGCGGTAGACCGCTACACACAAGAGGCCGCTCGCCTTTACAAAGTGCTCGATAACCGGCTGGCGGATCATGAATATCTGGCGGACGAATTTTCGATAGCCGATATAGCTACGTTCACATGGGTCAGGCCCCGAAAAATGCAGGGCCAGGACCTTGAAGATTATCCAAATGTGAAACGTTGGTATGACCAGATCAAGGTTCGCCCGTCTGTCTCTGAGGGCCTGAGTGTTCTGTCCGACAAGATGAAATGGCAAGCTAAGCCCGGTTCCAAGGAATGGAAATCGATGTTCTCCGGCTCGGAGAAAAAGTCAGATTGA
- a CDS encoding tautomerase family protein, producing the protein MPYINVQFTKGATKEAKREIVKGVTDLMVEHLGKRPEHVHVVIQEVEFEDWGFAGKLVAELSD; encoded by the coding sequence ATGCCTTATATCAATGTCCAGTTTACCAAGGGCGCTACCAAGGAAGCCAAGCGAGAGATCGTAAAAGGTGTCACAGATTTAATGGTGGAGCACCTCGGTAAGAGGCCCGAGCACGTCCATGTCGTGATTCAAGAAGTTGAATTTGAAGATTGGGGGTTCGCCGGAAAACTCGTTGCGGAGCTGTCAGACTAA